A DNA window from Gasterosteus aculeatus chromosome 16, fGasAcu3.hap1.1, whole genome shotgun sequence contains the following coding sequences:
- the cldn10c gene encoding claudin-10 — translation MSYRTVVMYVEIGCFVVCVTGWILVCSTMPTEIWTWSEVDSIVLTTSNYFSNLWKDCVSDSTGVSDCKGIPSMLALNWDIHMCRALIIIAIILAFFGSVLVLVGMKCTKVGGSEIVNARVTFAGGMNYLIGGLCSMIAFSYYGNKIRAEFQNPNYRAQKFEIGVGVFIGWAGSSLLVVGGLIYSTVAGREGCNSSSKGHPNYHVPNAYKVVASKKNVSLARTVTSGSSESGTTSGGSSSISGITSSTATTTTDSYV, via the exons ATGAGTTACAGGACTGTGGTGATGTACGTGGAGATCGGCTGCTTTGTTGTCTGCGTAACGGGATGGATCCTGGTGTGTTCCACGATGCCCACAGAGATCTGGACATGGTCTGAGGTAGACAGCATAGTGTTGACCACCTCAAACTACTTCTCCAACCTGTGGAAGGATTGTGTATCAGATTCGACCGGAGTATCCGACTGCAAGGGAATTCCCTCAATGCTTGCTCTGAACT GGGACATTCACATGTGCCGGGCTCTCATCATCATCGCTATTATCCTGGCTTTCTTTGGATCAGTTCTGGTTTTAGTGGGAATGAAGTGCACGAAGGTTGGTGGATCAGAGATCGTTAATGCGAGAGTGACCTTCGCTGGGGGCATGAACTACCTTATTGGAG GGTTGTGTTCCATGATCGCATTTTCCTATTATGGAAACAAAATCAGAGCTGAATTTCAAAACCCAAACTACAGAGCTCAAAA ATTTGAAATAGGCGTCGGTGTCTTTATCGGTTGGGCGGGTTCCAGCTTGCTTGTTGTTGGAGGCCTTATTTACAGTACAGTTGCTGGGAGGGAAGGGTGCAACTCAAG CTCAAAAGGACACCCCAACTACCACGTCCCTAACGCCTACAAGGTTGTTGcctcaaaaaaaaatgtttctttagcGCGCACGGTGACCAGCGGAAGCAGCGAATCTGGGACCACCagtggcggcagcagcagcatctctgGGATCACTAGTTCTACCgcaacaacaactacagatTCATATGTGTGA
- the dnajc3a gene encoding dnaJ homolog subfamily C, translating to MVSIDHVANKLLTYVPYVLVLIDMRYAGVKCGRDGGVDSHMEMGKKLLAAGQLADALSHFHAAVDGDPKNYMAYYRRATVFLAMGKSKSALPDLSRVIELKPDFTSARLQRGNLLLKQGGLDEAESDFKKVLKSNPSDKEEKEAQSQLMKADEIQRLVAQARSSFNSQDYGTAAAQLDTIIETCVWDAASREMRAECFILMGEMGKAVSDLKAASKLKNDNTLAFYKLSTIYYNLGDHEMSLNEVRECLKLDPDHKQCYSHYKQVKKLNKQIRSAEELIQEERYEDAVSKYEAVMKTEPNVPRLSLLAKERMCHALAKGLQGSRAVSVCGEVLRLDPENVNVLKDRAEAYIQEEDYEAAISDYETAAKHSENDRQINEGLERAQRLLKQSKRRDYYKILGVKRTAQKKEIIKAYRKLAQQWHPDNFQDEEEKKKAEKKFIDIAQAKEVLTDPELRAKFDQGEDPMDPESQQAQHHHHFHGGHQGFQGFNPFGSGSFNFKFHYN from the exons ATGGTTTCCATCGACCATGTCGCTAACAAGTTGCTGACTTACGTCCCATATGTTCTTGTTTTGATTGACATGAGATACGCAG GAGTGAAATGCGGCCGGGATGGAGGAGTGGACAGTCACATGGAGATGGGGAAGAAGCTGCTCGCCGCTGGCCAGCTAGCCGATGCCTTGTCTCACTTCCACGCAGCTGTGG ATGGAGATCCTAAGAACTACATGGCCTACTACAGGAGGGCCACTGTGTTTCTGGCCATGGGCAAGTCAAAGTCTGCACTGCCTGATCTCAGCAGAGTTATTGAGCTCAAACCAGACTTCACATCT GCTCGCCTTCAGAGAGGAAACCTGCTTCTGAAGCAGGGGGGACTGGATGAGGCAGAGAGTGACTTTAAGAAGGTG CTGAAATCCAACCCCAGCgacaaagaggagaaggaagccCAGAGTCAGCTGATGAAGGCGGATGAGATTCAGCGTCTGGTGGCTCAGGCGCGCAGCAGCTTCAACAGCCAGGATTATGGGACCGCTGCTGCCCAGCTCGACACCATCATTGAG ACTTGCGTTTGGGACGCGGCCTCTCGGGAGATGCGAGCGGAGTGTTTTATTCTAATGGGAGAGATGGGGAAAGCCGTCAGTGACCTCAAAGCCGCATCCAAGTTAAAGAATGACAACACACTGGCTTTCTACAAACTCAGCACCATCTACTACAATCTCGGAGACCACGAGATGTCCCTCAA TGAGGTTCGTGAGTGCCTGAAGCTTGACCCTGATCACAAACAGTGTTACAGCCATTACAAGCAGGTCAAGAAGCTGAACAAACAGATCCGGTCTGCAGAGGAACTCATCCAAGAGGAGAG GTACGAAGATGCGGTGAGCAAATATGAGGCCGTGATGAAGACTGAGCCCAACGTGCCCCGCTTGTCTCTCCTTGCCAAGGAGCGCATGTGCCATGCGTTAGCGAAG GGCCTGCAGGGCAGCAGAGCCGTGTCGGTGTGTGGAGAAGTCCTCCGGTTGGATCCGGAGAACGTCAACGTGCTGAAGGACCGAGCTGAGGCCTACATCCAGGAGGAGGACTACGAGGCCG CGATTAGTGACTACGAGACGGCGGCGAAACACAGTGAGAATGACCGGCAGATAAACGAAGGCCTGGAGAGGGCTCAGCGGCTTCTCAAGCAGTCGAAGAGGAGGGATTATTATAAGATCCTGGGAGTGAAGAG AACGGCCCAGAAAAAGGAGATCATCAAAGCCTACAGGAAGCTGGCGCAACAGTGGCATCCAGACAACTtccaggatgaagaggagaaaaagaaggcTGAGAAGAAGTTCATAGACATCGCTCAGGCTAAAGAGGTCCTCACTGACCCAG AGCTGAGAGCAAAGTTCGACCAGGGGGAGGATCCCATGGATccagagagccagcaggctcaacatcatcatcacttcCACGGAGGCCACCAGGGCTTCCAGGGCTTCAATCCGTTTGGCTCCGGATCCTTCAACTTTAAATTCCACTACAACTGA